GAGGGAACCGCGCGCACCCGGGAGGTGCAGGCGTTTGCCACCGGCGGTGACGGGCGCCGGGTGGGCGTGGCGGCCTACCCCATCTCCATCGACCCGTCCTCGCTGGGCCACTCCGACGAGGCGGCGGTGGCACAGCGGCGGGGGGAGCTCGGCGACCCGGCGACGGTCCTGCTCGGGGTGGACCGGCTCGACTACACCAAGGGCATCCTGCAGCGGCTGACCGCTTTCGAGGAGCTGCTCGAATCGGGCGCGCTGGACGCGCAGGACGTGGCGTTCGTGCAGGTGGCAACGCCCTCACGGGAGCGGCTGGAGGAGTACCGCCGCGCCCGCTCCGAGGTGGAGGAGGCGGTGGGGCGCATCAACGGGCGGTTCGGCGCCATCGGCCGGCCCGTCGTGCACTACCTCCACCAGGCGCTGCCGAAGCGGGAGCTGCGCCACTACTACTCGGCGGCGGACGTAATGGTGGTCACGCCCTTCAAGGACGGCATGAACCTCGTGGCCAAGGAGTACGTCGCCTGCCACCCGGACGGCTCGGGGTCGCTCGTGCTCAGCGAGTTCGCCGGCGCCGCGCAGGAACTCACGCAGGCGAACCTCTGCAACCCCTTCGACTCGGAGTCCGTCAAGGCCGCGATCCTCCAGGCCATCCAGGGCCTGGCCGCCCACCCCGATGTCATGGCCCAGCGGATGTCGGTGATGTACGAGCAGGTCACCACCCACGACGTGGACGCCTGGGCCAACGCCTTCCTCTCCTCGCTCCGGGACGCCCGGCGATGAAACGGGTCGCGGTCATCGCCGGCGCCCTGCTGCTCAGCGCGTGTTCCCCCGCGCCCGCCGACGGCGAGCGCCCCGTGGAGGGCACGACGTGGTCGGCGACGGACATCTACCTCTCCCCCGACGCCCCCTCCGCCCTGCCGGCCAGCTCCGCCGGGGCGGTGACCCTGGTCATCGGTCGTGCGTCGGCCACGGGCAACACCGGCTGTGCGCCGCTGCAGGCAAAGGTCGAACTCACCGGTGAGCGCCTCGTGTTCGACGAGGTGCACTACGGGGAGGCCTCCCCCACCTGCCCCGAGCTCTCGCGCGGCGTGCACGACACGGTGACGGGGCTCATCCACGACGCCGCCGCGTTCTCGGTGGACCGTCGCGGCCCCTCGGAGATCGTGCTCACCGCGGAGACGGAGGCGGTCGACCGGCCGTCGATACGCTTCCTGGGACTGTAGGTTGGGGCGCATGATCACAGCCGCGACCGCCCAGAACCTCCTCGTCGTCTCGGATTTCGATGGCACCCTCGCCAGCTTCTCCGTCGACGCCGCCGACGTCCCCGTCAAC
This sequence is a window from Corynebacterium doosanense CAU 212 = DSM 45436. Protein-coding genes within it:
- a CDS encoding META domain-containing protein; the encoded protein is MKRVAVIAGALLLSACSPAPADGERPVEGTTWSATDIYLSPDAPSALPASSAGAVTLVIGRASATGNTGCAPLQAKVELTGERLVFDEVHYGEASPTCPELSRGVHDTVTGLIHDAAAFSVDRRGPSEIVLTAETEAVDRPSIRFLGL
- a CDS encoding alpha,alpha-trehalose-phosphate synthase (UDP-forming) → MSGDNDFVVVANRLPVDLTRNADGSESWTPSPGGLVAALTPVLSANEGCWVGWPGTPDASPEPFHTEDGVLLHPVSLTEADYRDFYEGFSNATLWPLYHDLIVSPVYDRSWWESYRDVNHRFALEVDKVAAEGATVWVQDYQLQLVPGILRQIRPDLTIGFFLHIPFPGPDLFRQLPWREEIVRGLLGADLLGFHLESNAANFLDLLRHVSIPVEGTARTREVQAFATGGDGRRVGVAAYPISIDPSSLGHSDEAAVAQRRGELGDPATVLLGVDRLDYTKGILQRLTAFEELLESGALDAQDVAFVQVATPSRERLEEYRRARSEVEEAVGRINGRFGAIGRPVVHYLHQALPKRELRHYYSAADVMVVTPFKDGMNLVAKEYVACHPDGSGSLVLSEFAGAAQELTQANLCNPFDSESVKAAILQAIQGLAAHPDVMAQRMSVMYEQVTTHDVDAWANAFLSSLRDARR